A single Spiroplasma floricola 23-6 DNA region contains:
- a CDS encoding M13 family metallopeptidase, whose translation MSKIREQDNFFEHINKEWIDNTELPSGYPSWGSFEMLHKKSIDDIKEMILEFKDNEKKLNSDQEKIINLFKNYLNQEMRNKQGIEPIKDIISKIDSLNKKEDFTSLLIDCFKKFNISFFHSKSVDSDFKNSDVRALMIGSMGLGMTDRDFYDENHPRHKDIKAGYKTYLENVAKISKLKFNTKSIFDLIYNFEKEISQSMLKQEELRSPENIYNVVTLKELTNHCPFINWEEYLTEIGYAKAAIFILFEPKFMKKLNEMLNNISLEDLKDFLKIKTLVASSSVLSLDLYEENFKYSSVFSGVKEMKPEIDRAVEFTSSTLGELLGKEYIKKHFSEEAKEDVLKIVKDLIKVYSKRINNLEWMSQTTKEKAIDKLNSFTIKIGYPDKFEDYSKIEIKSYEQGGSLYQNLVNLSKHFLEKELKEINLPVDKTKWYMNPQTVNAYYNPSSNEICFPAGILQKPFYDIKEPKARNLGGIGAVIGHEVSHGFDDEGSKFDKNGNFENWWTEEDYKQYSLRTEKLVEQYNKYEINGTNVNGKLTLGENIGDLSGVAAALDICKEQCKEDIKLFFENYAKIWMRKSTDELKNTRLLIDPHSPEEFRCNGVLINIDDFHEVYNTQPGDEMYLEKEKRIKIW comes from the coding sequence ATGTCAAAAATAAGAGAACAAGATAATTTCTTTGAACATATAAACAAAGAATGAATTGACAATACAGAATTACCAAGTGGTTATCCATCATGAGGTAGTTTTGAAATGTTACATAAAAAATCAATTGATGATATTAAAGAAATGATACTAGAATTTAAAGATAATGAAAAAAAGTTAAACTCAGATCAAGAAAAAATTATCAATTTATTCAAAAACTATTTAAACCAAGAAATGAGAAACAAACAAGGAATTGAACCAATTAAAGATATTATTTCTAAAATTGATTCATTAAACAAAAAAGAAGATTTTACTAGTCTCTTAATAGATTGTTTTAAAAAATTTAATATATCATTTTTTCATTCTAAATCAGTAGATTCTGATTTTAAAAACAGTGATGTGAGAGCTTTAATGATAGGATCAATGGGATTGGGAATGACAGATAGAGATTTTTATGATGAAAATCATCCAAGACATAAAGACATTAAAGCTGGTTATAAAACTTACTTAGAAAATGTAGCAAAAATTTCAAAATTAAAATTCAATACAAAAAGCATTTTTGATTTAATTTATAACTTTGAAAAAGAAATATCACAAAGTATGTTAAAACAAGAAGAACTTAGAAGTCCTGAAAATATTTATAATGTAGTTACACTAAAAGAATTAACTAATCATTGTCCATTTATTAATTGAGAAGAATATTTAACTGAAATAGGATATGCAAAAGCTGCAATCTTTATATTGTTTGAACCTAAATTTATGAAAAAATTAAATGAAATGCTAAATAATATAAGTTTAGAAGATTTAAAAGATTTCTTGAAAATAAAAACACTAGTGGCTTCTTCTTCAGTATTAAGTTTAGACTTGTATGAAGAAAATTTTAAATACTCAAGTGTATTTAGTGGTGTAAAAGAAATGAAACCAGAAATAGATAGAGCTGTAGAATTTACAAGTTCCACTCTTGGAGAATTATTAGGAAAAGAATACATTAAAAAGCACTTCTCAGAAGAAGCAAAAGAAGATGTTTTAAAAATAGTAAAAGATCTAATTAAAGTTTATTCAAAAAGAATTAATAATTTAGAATGAATGAGTCAAACAACAAAAGAAAAAGCAATTGATAAATTAAATTCATTTACAATAAAAATTGGTTATCCAGATAAATTTGAAGATTATTCAAAAATTGAAATAAAAAGCTATGAACAAGGTGGAAGTTTATATCAAAATCTAGTAAACCTATCAAAGCATTTTCTTGAAAAAGAATTAAAAGAAATTAATCTGCCAGTAGATAAAACAAAATGATATATGAATCCTCAAACAGTTAACGCATATTACAACCCTAGTTCAAACGAAATTTGTTTCCCTGCAGGAATATTGCAAAAACCATTCTATGATATTAAAGAGCCAAAAGCTAGAAATCTTGGTGGAATTGGTGCAGTAATTGGTCATGAAGTAAGCCATGGATTTGATGATGAAGGAAGTAAATTTGATAAAAATGGTAACTTTGAAAATTGATGAACAGAAGAAGATTATAAACAATATAGTTTGAGAACAGAAAAATTAGTAGAACAATACAATAAATATGAAATTAATGGAACTAATGTAAATGGTAAATTAACATTAGGAGAAAATATTGGGGATCTAAGTGGAGTTGCAGCAGCATTAGATATTTGCAAAGAACAATGTAAAGAAGATATTAAATTATTTTTTGAAAATTATGCAAAAATTTGAATGAGAAAATCTACAGATGAATTGAAAAATACTAGATTATTAATTGATCCACATTCTCCAGAAGAATTTAGATGTAATGGAGTATTAATCAACATTGATGATTTCCACGAAGTTTATAATACTCAACCTGGTGATGAAATGTATTTAGAAAAAGAAAAAAGAATTAAAATCTGATAG
- a CDS encoding fructose-bisphosphatase class II family protein, with product MNRDIVLLRTVEVVAIASYKYIGKKDKNLVDKAAVEAFEVMLKNEKGFRLKVVNGEGELDQAPMLFVGQLLGDLEDPSVMTYDVSVDPVEGTHPAAYNFAGSIATIAFSRENTMLQLPEMYMEKLFVSTEFINEIDLKKGIVESIKNMQKKVNRKDLKCIILDKPRHKEIIKKMNDLGIIIRLIQDGDVLAAIDVVNGDADFVYGIGGAPEGSLMAALAISAGCKMQSKLVKYKDIWPNEKESEARMKKETAWLEKHNLDFDSILEDLDLVADHRTRFFAAGLTAGGSLKPVDYKNGKFYVNAFMSSHGIVRNFNSVYDVKKVNDLKPEIKFLFDKYKR from the coding sequence ATGAACAGAGATATAGTTTTGTTGAGAACTGTTGAAGTAGTTGCTATTGCTTCATATAAATATATTGGAAAAAAAGATAAAAATTTAGTTGATAAAGCTGCTGTTGAAGCATTTGAGGTTATGTTAAAAAATGAAAAAGGTTTTAGATTAAAAGTAGTCAATGGAGAAGGTGAATTAGATCAAGCTCCAATGTTATTTGTGGGACAACTACTTGGTGATTTAGAAGATCCAAGTGTTATGACCTATGATGTTAGTGTTGATCCAGTAGAAGGAACTCATCCTGCTGCTTACAATTTTGCAGGAAGTATTGCAACAATTGCATTTTCAAGAGAAAATACTATGTTACAACTACCAGAAATGTATATGGAAAAGTTATTTGTTAGTACAGAATTTATTAATGAAATTGATTTAAAAAAAGGAATAGTAGAATCAATTAAAAATATGCAAAAAAAAGTTAATCGAAAAGACTTAAAATGTATTATCTTAGATAAACCTCGACATAAAGAAATTATTAAAAAAATGAATGATCTAGGAATAATTATAAGACTTATTCAAGATGGAGATGTTCTAGCTGCAATTGATGTGGTAAATGGAGATGCTGATTTTGTTTATGGAATTGGGGGAGCTCCTGAAGGTTCTTTAATGGCAGCTCTTGCAATCTCTGCTGGATGTAAAATGCAATCAAAACTTGTAAAATATAAAGATATTTGACCAAATGAAAAAGAAAGTGAAGCAAGAATGAAAAAAGAAACAGCTTGACTTGAAAAACACAATTTAGATTTTGACTCAATTTTAGAAGATTTGGATTTAGTAGCAGATCATAGAACTAGATTTTTTGCAGCAGGTTTAACAGCTGGAGGAAGCTTAAAACCAGTTGATTATAAAAATGGTAAATTTTATGTAAATGCATTTATGTCTTCACATGGAATTGTAAGAAATTTTAATTCTGTTTATGATGTAAAAAAAGTAAATGATTTAAAACCTGAAATTAAATTTTTATTTGATAAATATAAAAGATAA
- a CDS encoding inorganic diphosphatase, which yields MENNVIKMIVEIPKGSSNKYEYDINTNEISLDRVLYGANFYPGEYGFVPNTLDWDGDPLDVISLVTYPTLPGVGVNVRILGSIKMIDAGEIDTKLFGVFADDRRFDAYKTLEDVPQHLKDEIENFFLQYKSLQKKEVKINGWGTAEEAMHELKECKERYEEYKERYSKPNGKEEIMAEWKKKGLGQG from the coding sequence ATGGAAAATAACGTAATTAAAATGATAGTTGAAATACCAAAAGGTAGTTCAAATAAATATGAATATGACATTAATACTAATGAAATTAGCTTAGATAGAGTTTTATATGGAGCTAATTTTTATCCAGGAGAATATGGTTTTGTACCAAACACTCTTGATTGAGATGGAGATCCATTAGATGTTATAAGTCTTGTAACTTACCCTACTCTTCCAGGAGTTGGAGTCAATGTAAGAATTTTAGGTTCTATTAAAATGATTGATGCAGGAGAAATTGATACAAAACTATTTGGTGTTTTTGCAGATGATAGAAGATTTGATGCATATAAAACTTTAGAAGATGTACCTCAACATTTAAAAGATGAAATTGAAAATTTCTTTTTACAATATAAATCTTTACAAAAAAAAGAAGTTAAAATTAACGGTTGAGGAACTGCAGAAGAAGCAATGCATGAATTAAAAGAATGTAAAGAAAGATATGAAGAATATAAAGAAAGATATTCTAAACCAAATGGTAAAGAAGAAATAATGGCTGAGTGAAAGAAAAAAGGACTTGGTCAAGGATAA
- a CDS encoding ECF transporter S component encodes MENEYGFWNHKYDFAEINKYNWRLVLKDNFQLNIKKITLLSMLFAFEVLLTIFSKYVLGGLLIMGFYSIEVSFFGILFIYLSSNIVYSAIINILVNSMRIVLPLGSDPIGVVAMTLSDLSFLIAFAVVFFFLKRSLLFRVKENNKMKYYLWMIVISGILATLISASLSLLYNQTFIFEWYRTLYPALIPEKNSTLWFSIMFVGFGVTIAKFFCNLLLFVISVKILVNLINKHLF; translated from the coding sequence ATGGAAAACGAATATGGTTTTTGAAATCACAAATATGATTTTGCAGAAATCAATAAATATAATTGAAGATTAGTTTTAAAAGATAATTTTCAATTAAATATAAAAAAAATTACTTTATTGTCTATGTTATTTGCATTTGAAGTTTTGTTAACTATTTTTAGCAAATATGTTCTAGGTGGACTTTTAATTATGGGTTTTTACTCAATAGAAGTATCATTTTTTGGAATTTTGTTTATATACTTATCTTCAAATATTGTTTACTCAGCAATTATAAATATATTAGTAAACTCTATGAGAATTGTTCTTCCCTTAGGAAGTGATCCAATTGGAGTTGTTGCAATGACATTATCAGATTTATCATTTTTAATAGCATTTGCTGTTGTATTCTTTTTTCTTAAAAGATCTCTATTATTTAGAGTAAAAGAAAACAATAAAATGAAATATTATTTATGAATGATAGTAATTAGTGGAATATTAGCTACTTTAATTTCTGCTAGCTTATCACTTCTATACAATCAAACTTTTATATTTGAATGATATAGAACTCTCTATCCCGCTTTGATTCCAGAAAAAAATAGTACACTTTGATTTTCAATAATGTTTGTGGGTTTTGGAGTTACAATTGCTAAATTTTTTTGTAATCTATTATTATTTGTAATTAGTGTAAAAATTCTTGTAAATCTTATAAATAAACATTTATTTTAG
- a CDS encoding ECF transporter S component: protein MEDKNHNIPEHDDVKEGKKDHYHDEHHFDALGNHDDIDEGDFHWKNSLYTSRRNLTFKITLTGVFLALAIAVSAFEMSIEAVLEKIQFQGVPIPFRIFDLIVITLSLSALGPIFSGFIAFVAPFIHLADGFHNPLSVVIDCAGYFVSVWVIWFFYYFVFRNSSIHKHQIKSVDRFKRWTPIVAYVSIMTIVYTLLVFAIMYLNTSFAHSHEEHKEVIANISSLHLEDEHNHDHGHWEDIVKNLGAFIGIISAIELVRFSICYSLFALIEPQVKKINHYYK, encoded by the coding sequence ATGGAAGATAAAAATCACAATATTCCAGAACATGATGATGTAAAAGAGGGTAAAAAAGATCATTATCATGATGAACACCATTTTGATGCTCTAGGTAACCATGATGATATCGATGAAGGAGATTTTCATTGAAAAAATAGTTTATATACAAGTAGAAGAAATCTAACTTTTAAAATAACTTTAACAGGAGTATTTCTAGCTTTGGCAATAGCAGTTTCTGCATTTGAAATGTCAATAGAAGCTGTTTTAGAGAAAATACAATTTCAAGGAGTTCCAATACCGTTTAGAATCTTTGACTTAATAGTTATAACACTATCATTGTCAGCTTTAGGACCAATATTTTCAGGTTTTATAGCTTTTGTGGCACCTTTTATTCACTTAGCAGATGGATTTCACAATCCTCTCTCTGTTGTTATAGATTGTGCTGGATACTTTGTGTCAGTTTGAGTAATATGATTTTTCTATTACTTTGTATTTAGAAATTCTAGTATACATAAACATCAAATAAAAAGTGTTGATAGATTTAAAAGGTGAACACCAATAGTTGCATATGTCTCTATTATGACAATAGTTTATACATTACTAGTTTTTGCAATTATGTATTTAAATACTTCATTTGCACATTCTCATGAAGAACATAAGGAAGTAATTGCAAATATCTCATCACTTCACTTAGAAGATGAACATAATCATGATCATGGACATTGAGAAGATATTGTAAAAAATTTAGGAGCATTTATTGGAATTATTTCAGCAATTGAGTTAGTTAGATTTTCAATTTGTTATTCATTATTTGCATTAATTGAACCACAAGTTAAAAAAATTAATCATTATTATAAGTAA
- a CDS encoding rod shape-determining protein, with translation MAGKKPTYVSMDLGTAYTLVYIAGQGIVYNEPSIVAYKIRENKIIAVGSEAYKMIGKGNKNLRIVRPMVDGVITDIKATQAQLNYIFARLRLEKTLKGCVMVLACPSVITELEKSALKKIAINLGASNVFIEEEVKMAALGGGVNIYAPSGNLIIDMGGGTTDVAVIASGDIVLSKSVKVAGNYLNEEILKFVRAQYGMEIGVKTAETVKINIGSLAKQADEKSMKVYGRDVVSGLPREITISPEELREVLKIPLSRVIELTVQVLELTPPELAGDIFRNGITLCGGTALIKGIAKYFGDTLQLPTKVGEFPLLAVINGTKKYEAEIYAKLRATKTELDY, from the coding sequence ATGGCTGGAAAAAAACCAACATATGTTTCTATGGATTTAGGAACAGCTTATACTTTAGTATACATAGCAGGACAGGGAATAGTTTATAATGAACCATCAATAGTGGCTTATAAAATAAGAGAAAATAAAATAATCGCTGTTGGTTCTGAAGCATATAAAATGATAGGAAAAGGGAATAAAAATTTAAGAATTGTGAGACCTATGGTAGATGGTGTTATAACTGATATTAAAGCTACACAAGCACAACTAAATTATATTTTTGCAAGATTAAGATTGGAAAAAACTTTAAAGGGATGTGTAATGGTATTAGCTTGTCCATCAGTTATTACTGAATTAGAAAAATCAGCGCTTAAAAAAATAGCAATTAACTTAGGAGCTTCAAATGTATTTATTGAAGAAGAAGTTAAAATGGCTGCATTAGGCGGGGGAGTAAATATTTATGCTCCATCTGGAAACTTAATTATTGATATGGGTGGAGGAACAACTGATGTTGCTGTTATTGCATCAGGGGACATAGTTTTATCTAAATCAGTTAAAGTTGCTGGAAATTACTTAAATGAAGAGATCTTAAAATTTGTTAGAGCTCAATATGGAATGGAAATTGGAGTAAAAACAGCTGAAACAGTTAAAATTAATATTGGTTCATTAGCAAAACAAGCTGATGAAAAATCAATGAAAGTTTATGGAAGAGATGTTGTTTCTGGATTACCAAGAGAAATTACAATATCTCCTGAAGAATTAAGAGAAGTATTAAAAATTCCTTTGTCAAGAGTTATTGAATTAACAGTTCAAGTACTAGAATTAACTCCACCTGAATTAGCAGGGGATATCTTTAGAAATGGTATCACATTGTGTGGGGGAACAGCTTTAATTAAAGGTATAGCAAAATATTTTGGAGATACATTACAATTGCCAACTAAAGTAGGAGAATTCCCATTATTAGCAGTTATTAATGGAACAAAAAAATATGAAGCAGAAATTTATGCAAAATTAAGAGCTACAAAAACTGAATTAGATTATTAG
- a CDS encoding ferredoxin, whose protein sequence is MKKTWIDKSMCIGCMACVQIDETGTLFMDDDGFAEANENDLELVECQMVCPTGAVKIGDE, encoded by the coding sequence ATGAAAAAAACTTGGATAGATAAGTCAATGTGTATTGGATGCATGGCTTGTGTACAAATAGATGAAACAGGTACTCTTTTCATGGATGATGATGGATTTGCAGAAGCAAACGAAAATGATCTAGAATTAGTTGAATGCCAAATGGTTTGTCCTACTGGTGCTGTTAAAATTGGGGACGAATAG
- the cmk gene encoding (d)CMP kinase has protein sequence MKNINIAVDGTAGSGKSSVMIKVAEKLKMNFIDTGVMYRAFTKLCINNGVNFSSDNEIQAQIKNFNFKYINENSIIVNGIDLGKNISDYDVAENIKYVAKNNDVRAFMVEAQRKMSESKNNIVIGRDITTVVLPDAELKIYFDCSIESRAKRRYEQNKAKNIVPNVYEDILRQIEQRDDYDKNRAVGALKITKDAWYIDTSNLSIEEVINIVLKKIEEIK, from the coding sequence ATGAAAAATATCAATATTGCAGTAGATGGAACAGCAGGATCAGGAAAAAGTTCTGTAATGATTAAAGTGGCAGAAAAATTGAAAATGAATTTTATTGATACAGGAGTTATGTATCGTGCTTTTACAAAATTATGTATTAATAATGGTGTAAACTTTTCTTCTGACAATGAAATTCAAGCTCAAATAAAAAATTTTAATTTTAAGTATATAAATGAAAATTCAATAATAGTAAATGGTATTGATTTAGGAAAAAATATTTCTGATTATGATGTTGCAGAAAATATTAAATATGTTGCCAAAAACAATGATGTTAGAGCTTTTATGGTAGAAGCTCAAAGAAAAATGTCAGAAAGTAAAAATAATATAGTAATTGGAAGAGATATAACAACTGTTGTTTTACCTGATGCTGAGTTAAAAATTTATTTTGATTGTTCTATAGAATCAAGAGCAAAAAGAAGATACGAACAAAATAAAGCTAAAAATATTGTTCCAAATGTATACGAAGATATTTTGAGACAGATTGAACAAAGAGATGATTATGATAAAAATAGAGCAGTAGGAGCTTTAAAGATAACAAAAGATGCTTGATATATTGATACTAGTAATTTAAGTATTGAAGAAGTAATTAATATAGTTTTAAAAAAAATAGAAGAAATTAAATAA
- the der gene encoding ribosome biogenesis GTPase Der: protein MARKGIVAVVGRPNVGKSTLFNRIIREKKAIVEDKPGVTRDRMYGRAEWLTMPFIGVDTGGITLQDSPFSKEIRMQAEIAIKEADVIVFVINFKDGITPEDEMVAKILYKTQKPIILAVNKYDKKEQFDESFTFMTLGFGEPCLISSTHGIGVGDLLDKVIENMPKFNEDHENEELKLAIVGRPNVGKSSLVNALVGEERMIVSDVAGTTIDAVDSKIKYNGNDYIIIDTAGMRKKGKIYENLEKYSYLRSITSINKADIVLLVLDSSEKVADHDTNIGGVAFEENKPIIIIGNKWDLVSNKETNTMKKKEEEIKAYFKYLNYAKVLFLSAKENKRVNKIFDVVDLVQKNIKKRIRTSLLNEIFNKAQLINPAPNHNGGRLKIFYASQVEAYLPTFVLFVNNPEFVHFSYKRFLENQIRSQFDFSGVPITIIFRERK, encoded by the coding sequence ATGGCAAGAAAAGGAATTGTGGCAGTTGTTGGAAGACCAAATGTTGGTAAATCTACACTATTTAATAGAATAATAAGAGAAAAAAAAGCTATTGTTGAAGATAAACCTGGTGTAACAAGAGATAGAATGTATGGAAGAGCAGAGTGATTGACGATGCCTTTTATTGGTGTTGATACTGGAGGAATAACTTTACAAGATAGTCCTTTTTCAAAAGAAATAAGAATGCAAGCTGAAATAGCTATTAAAGAAGCTGATGTGATTGTTTTTGTAATTAATTTTAAAGATGGAATTACTCCAGAAGATGAAATGGTTGCAAAAATTCTTTATAAAACTCAAAAACCAATTATATTAGCTGTAAATAAATATGATAAAAAAGAGCAATTTGATGAGTCTTTTACTTTTATGACTTTAGGTTTTGGAGAACCTTGTTTAATTTCCTCAACACACGGTATTGGAGTTGGAGACTTATTAGATAAAGTAATTGAAAATATGCCTAAATTTAATGAAGATCACGAAAATGAAGAATTAAAATTAGCTATTGTTGGAAGACCAAATGTTGGTAAATCAAGTTTAGTAAATGCACTTGTTGGAGAAGAAAGAATGATAGTATCTGATGTAGCTGGAACAACAATTGATGCAGTTGACAGTAAAATTAAATATAATGGCAATGATTATATAATTATAGATACTGCTGGTATGAGAAAAAAAGGTAAAATTTATGAAAATCTTGAAAAATATAGTTATCTTAGATCTATTACCAGTATTAACAAAGCAGATATTGTTCTTTTAGTTCTAGATTCAAGTGAAAAAGTTGCAGATCATGACACAAATATTGGTGGTGTTGCTTTTGAAGAAAATAAACCTATAATAATTATTGGAAATAAGTGGGATTTAGTTTCAAATAAGGAAACTAATACAATGAAAAAGAAAGAAGAAGAAATAAAAGCTTATTTTAAATATTTAAATTATGCCAAAGTACTATTTTTGTCAGCAAAAGAAAATAAGAGAGTAAATAAAATTTTTGATGTTGTTGATTTAGTTCAAAAAAATATTAAAAAGAGAATTCGAACAAGTTTATTAAATGAAATTTTCAATAAAGCACAATTAATAAATCCAGCTCCAAATCATAATGGAGGTAGATTAAAAATATTTTATGCTTCACAAGTAGAAGCATATCTTCCAACTTTTGTTTTATTTGTAAATAATCCAGAATTTGTACATTTCTCATATAAAAGATTTTTGGAGAATCAAATTCGCTCACAATTTGATTTCAGTGGTGTGCCAATTACAATAATTTTTAGAGAAAGGAAATAA
- a CDS encoding NAD(P)H-dependent glycerol-3-phosphate dehydrogenase yields the protein MIKERISIIGTGAYGTVLANVLADNGHDVLMYGIEESQVDDINNNHLNSMFFKDLLINSNIKATTDFAVAMEKANIVILSVPTFALDNAIENIIKYGKHEMHIINVAKGLDEKNLDLLSKKIKKQFEGTGIMKSYGAIYGPSVAIEVIMRKPTCVMSCNEDEEIATYMANIFSNEYFIVKVSTDIVGCEIAAALKNAVAIGVGILHGFSAADNSKASLITIGNAEIYNVAKHFGAKLETFMNFATLGDLILTASSVKSRNFSLGVQIAENDDAKKILTSHKHTVEGVLSCKLAYEISKKYQIDTPMFEILYKILYNNHKPSGLVNDFFKHAKVV from the coding sequence ATGATAAAAGAAAGAATATCAATAATAGGTACAGGAGCATATGGAACAGTATTGGCTAATGTTTTAGCTGATAATGGCCATGATGTATTAATGTATGGTATTGAAGAGTCACAAGTTGATGACATTAACAATAATCATTTAAACTCAATGTTTTTTAAAGATTTATTAATAAATTCAAACATAAAAGCAACAACAGATTTTGCAGTTGCTATGGAAAAAGCAAATATTGTAATTTTAAGTGTTCCCACATTTGCATTAGATAATGCAATTGAAAATATAATTAAATATGGTAAACATGAAATGCATATTATAAATGTTGCAAAAGGATTAGATGAAAAAAACTTGGATTTATTGAGTAAAAAAATCAAAAAGCAGTTTGAAGGTACAGGAATTATGAAATCTTATGGAGCAATTTATGGACCATCAGTAGCAATAGAAGTAATTATGAGAAAACCAACTTGCGTTATGAGTTGTAATGAAGATGAAGAAATAGCAACATATATGGCAAATATTTTTTCAAATGAATATTTTATTGTTAAAGTTTCAACAGATATTGTTGGATGTGAAATAGCAGCTGCTTTAAAAAATGCAGTAGCTATTGGAGTAGGAATTCTGCATGGTTTTTCAGCAGCAGATAATTCAAAAGCGTCATTAATTACTATTGGAAATGCAGAAATTTATAATGTTGCAAAACATTTTGGAGCTAAATTAGAAACATTTATGAATTTTGCTACACTTGGAGATCTTATTTTAACTGCTTCTTCTGTAAAATCAAGAAATTTTTCATTGGGTGTTCAAATTGCAGAAAACGATGACGCAAAAAAAATACTCACTTCACATAAACATACTGTTGAAGGGGTTTTATCTTGTAAATTAGCATATGAGATCTCTAAAAAATATCAAATTGATACTCCAATGTTTGAAATACTATACAAAATACTATACAATAATCATAAGCCTAGTGGGTTAGTTAATGATTTTTTCAAACACGCTAAGGTAGTATAG
- a CDS encoding HU family DNA-binding protein, producing MTKKELSEKLSTEFGSTRAEAERMINFVFDEISNALVKKEEVALAGFGKFVTSERAAREGVNPATGAKIKIAATTVAKFKVAKQLKDAVAK from the coding sequence ATGACAAAAAAAGAATTATCTGAAAAACTATCAACAGAATTTGGTAGCACAAGAGCTGAAGCTGAAAGAATGATTAATTTTGTATTTGATGAAATCTCAAATGCATTAGTTAAAAAAGAAGAAGTTGCTTTGGCAGGTTTTGGAAAATTTGTTACTTCTGAAAGAGCTGCACGTGAAGGTGTTAACCCAGCAACTGGAGCTAAAATCAAAATTGCAGCAACAACAGTTGCTAAATTTAAAGTAGCTAAACAATTAAAAGACGCAGTTGCTAAATAA
- a CDS encoding DnaD family protein, whose translation MFELFKIGLISKKALLILNYSKIKINENQLAILLIIMELSNDDQKNFTPSQIAQHMMISKEEIEKEISELLKNRIIKLEQKGKKTILDLTPLFNRLLVEVEEKHSKLRNDNTYNFIEKIFNYELNKQEIEKIENFIELGISKPKIMSIIDEYKINNINDLFKKLEEQAKKTSVKITMYNWLND comes from the coding sequence ATGTTTGAATTATTCAAAATAGGCTTAATAAGTAAAAAGGCTCTTTTAATATTAAATTACTCTAAAATTAAGATTAATGAAAACCAATTAGCTATTCTATTAATTATTATGGAGTTGTCAAACGATGATCAAAAAAACTTTACACCATCACAAATTGCACAGCACATGATGATATCTAAAGAAGAAATAGAAAAAGAAATATCAGAATTATTAAAGAATAGAATTATTAAACTTGAACAAAAAGGTAAAAAAACTATTCTTGATCTGACCCCATTATTTAATAGACTACTTGTGGAAGTGGAAGAAAAACACTCTAAACTAAGAAATGACAATACGTATAATTTTATTGAAAAAATTTTTAACTATGAACTTAATAAACAAGAAATAGAAAAAATAGAAAATTTCATTGAATTAGGTATTTCTAAACCAAAAATTATGTCAATAATTGATGAATATAAAATTAATAATATAAATGATTTATTCAAGAAATTAGAAGAACAAGCTAAAAAAACATCAGTAAAAATTACTATGTATAATTGATTAAATGATTAA
- a CDS encoding Holliday junction resolvase RecU, translating into MIIKNKGMYLEMIINNSINSLDPTKGFIYKMPINNNIISVENNIVTARLNKNYFCDYIGLWKGIYIEFEAKETEKDFFNLNNIKKHQIEKLNLVNKNNGSGFIIVYFHLYEKLFFLHINEIKKMENKKIPYNYFKDNFFEISFSGIKFDFNQIFNHLINYT; encoded by the coding sequence GTGATTATTAAAAATAAAGGAATGTACTTAGAAATGATTATAAACAACAGTATTAATTCATTAGATCCAACCAAAGGTTTTATATATAAAATGCCTATAAATAACAATATTATCTCTGTTGAAAACAATATAGTAACAGCACGATTAAACAAAAACTATTTTTGTGATTATATAGGGCTTTGAAAAGGAATTTACATTGAATTTGAAGCAAAAGAAACAGAAAAAGATTTTTTTAATTTGAACAATATTAAAAAACATCAAATAGAAAAATTGAATTTAGTTAATAAAAACAATGGTAGTGGTTTTATCATAGTTTATTTTCATTTATATGAAAAATTATTTTTTTTACATATAAATGAAATAAAAAAAATGGAGAATAAAAAAATACCCTATAACTATTTCAAAGATAATTTCTTTGAAATAAGTTTTTCAGGTATTAAATTTGATTTTAATCAAATTTTTAATCATTTAATCAATTATACATAG